In one Lolium rigidum isolate FL_2022 chromosome 3, APGP_CSIRO_Lrig_0.1, whole genome shotgun sequence genomic region, the following are encoded:
- the LOC124702667 gene encoding erlin-2-B-like, with protein MSDVTAESTPRQRPPPPSPSLSQQQSRVRQQPPPGSDPLALGVIIFLGLCFLLVSFSAPSSIVHQVPEGHVGVYWRGGALLKTITPPGYHLKLPLITQFEPIQVTLQTDQVKGIPCGTKGGVMISFDKIEVVNRLNKDFVYDTLLNYGVHYDKTWIYDKIHHEINQFCSAHSLQQVYIDMFDQIDETMKDAIQRDCTRYAPGIEIISVRVTKPNIPVNIRRNFELMEEERTKALIAIERQKVAEKEAETQKKIALSEAEKNALVSKILMQQMLTEKDSSKRQQQIDNEMYLAQQRALADANYYRITKEAEANKLKLTPEYLEMRFIESIANNTKIFFGEKIPNMIMDQRLIRSHPDSTPSKDRLEVE; from the exons ATGTCGGACGTCACCGCCGAGTCCACGCCGCGGCAGCGCCCGcccccgccctcgccgtcgctgtCCCAGCAGCAGTCGCGCGTCCGTCAGCAGCCCCCGCCCGGCTCCGACCCCCTCGCTCTCGGCGTCATCATCTTCCTCGGCCTCTGCTTCCTCCTG GTTTCATTCTCAGCTCCATCCAGCATTGTACATCAAGTTCCTGAAGGACATGTTGGTGTATACTGGAGAGGAGGTGCTCTTTTGAAAACAATCACTCCTCCAG GTTATCATCTGAAGCTGCCTTTGATCACCCAGTTTGAGCCAATACAGGTTACACTCCAAACAGACCAG GTCAAAGGTATTCCTTGTGGAACAAAAGGTGGTGTCATGATCAGCTTTGACAAGATAGAG GTTGTCAATCGTCTAAATAAAGACTTTGTTTATGACACCCTACTCAATTATGGTGTGCATTATGACAAGACATGGATTTATGACAAAATTCATCATGAGATAAACCAGTTCTGCAGTGCCCACAGTTTGCAGCAAGTTTACATTGACATGTTTGATCAG ATTGATGAGACAATGAAAGATGCTATCCAAAGGGACTGCACACGCTATGCTCCTGGAATTGAAATCATCAGTGTTCGTGTTACAAAGCCGAACATACCTGTTAATATAAGGAGAAATTTTGAACTTATGGAGGAGGAACGTACAAAG GCTCTGATCGCCATTGAAAGGCAAAAGGTTGCAGAGAAGGAGGCAGAAACTCAGAAGAAGATTGCACTATCTGAAGCAGAAAAGAATGCACTAGTGAGCAAGATCCTTATGCAACAGATGCTGACGGAGAAAGACAGCTCCAAAAGGCAGCAGCAGATTGATAATGAAATGTATCTTGCCCAGCAGAGAGCCCTGGCAGATGCAAACTATTACAG GATTACGAAGGAAGCGGAGGCTAACAAACTGAAACTTACTCCTGAATATCTTGAGATGAGGTTCATTGAATCAATTGCCAATAACACAAAGATTTTCTTCGGTGAAAAG ATTCCAAACATGATCATGGATCAAAGGTTGATTCGGAGCCACCCTGATTCTACTCCAAGCAAGGACCGCTTAGAAGTAGAGTAG
- the LOC124702668 gene encoding erlin-2-B-like codes for MSDVTAESTPRQRPPPPSPSLSQQQSRVRQQPPPGSDPLALGLIIFLGLCFLLVSFSAPSSIVHQVPEGHVGVYWRGGALLKTITPPGYHLKLPLITQFEPIQVTLQTDQVKGIPCGTKGGVMISFDKIEVVNRLNKDFVYDTLLNYGVHYDKTWIYDKIHHEINQFCSAHSLQQVYIDMFDQIDETMKDAIQRDCTRYAPGIEIISVRVTKPNIPVNIRRNFELMEEERTKALIAIERQKVAEKEAETQKKIALSEAEKNALVSKILMQQMLTEKDSSKRQQQIDNEMYLAQQRALADANYYRITKEAEANKLKLTPEYLEMRFIESIANNTKIFFGEKIPNMIMDQRLIRSHPDSTPSKDRLEVE; via the exons ATGTCGGACGTCACCGCCGAGTCCACGCCGCGCCAGCGCCCGcccccgccctcgccgtcgctgtCCCAGCAGCAGTCGCGCGTCCGTCAGCAGCCCCCGCCCGGCTCCGACCCCCTcgctctcggcctcatcatcttcctcgGCCTCTGCTTCCTCCTG GTTTCATTCTCAGCTCCATCCAGCATTGTACATCAAGTTCCTGAAGGACATGTTGGTGTATACTGGAGAGGAGGTGCTCTTTTGAAAACAATCACTCCTCCAG GTTATCATCTAAAGCTGCCTTTGATCACCCAGTTTGAGCCAATACAGGTTACACTCCAAACAGACCAG GTCAAAGGTATTCCTTGTGGAACAAAAGGTGGTGTCATGATCAGCTTTGACAAGATAGAG GTTGTCAATCGTCTAAATAAAGACTTTGTTTATGACACCCTACTCAATTATGGTGTGCATTATGACAAGACATGGATTTATGACAAAATTCATCATGAGATAAACCAGTTCTGCAGTGCCCACAGTTTGCAGCAAGTTTACATTGACATGTTTGATCAG ATTGATGAGACAATGAAAGATGCTATCCAAAGGGACTGCACACGCTATGCTCCTGGAATTGAAATCATCAGTGTTCGTGTTACAAAGCCGAACATACCTGTTAATATCAGGAGAAATTTTGAACTTATGGAGGAGGAACGTACAAAG GCTCTGATCGCCATCGAAAGGCAAAAGGTTGCAGAGAAGGAGGCAGAAACTCAGAAGAAGATTGCACTATCTGAAGCAGAAAAGAATGCATTAGTGAGCAAGATCCTTATGCAACAGATGTTGACGGAGAAAGACAGCTCCAAAAGGCAGCAGCAGATTGATAATGAAATGTATCTTGCCCAGCAGAGAGCCCTGGCAGATGCAAACTATTATAG GATTACAAAGGAAGCAGAGGCTAACAAACTAAAACTTACTCCTGAATATCTTGAGATGAGGTTCATTGAATCAATTGCCAATAACACAAAGATTTTCTTCGGTGAAAAG ATTCCAAACATGATCATGGATCAAAGGTTGATTCGGAGCCACCCTGATTCTACTCCAAGCAAGGACCGCTTAGAAGTAGAGTAG